In one window of Sinorhizobium chiapasense DNA:
- a CDS encoding CBS domain-containing protein, which produces MAAHEDRAIRVRDVMSKQVFTVSPSDTAQSVARLMEEAGVGALPVEAPGVGTILGIVTDRDILASVVAQGLSTSTAVFEFMTVSAESCEEDDSILLAAQKMHDYKIRRLVVVDEKKHAAGIVSLADITRASPELGGLVLGGISRQAPQSTPLEGASTCQA; this is translated from the coding sequence ATGGCCGCCCATGAGGACAGAGCGATACGCGTTCGGGACGTGATGTCCAAACAGGTCTTTACGGTTTCACCGAGCGATACGGCGCAATCCGTTGCGCGGTTGATGGAAGAGGCAGGGGTTGGCGCGTTGCCGGTCGAGGCCCCGGGTGTCGGAACGATCCTCGGGATCGTCACGGACCGCGACATCCTCGCTTCGGTGGTGGCCCAGGGACTGTCGACATCGACGGCTGTGTTCGAGTTCATGACGGTTTCCGCCGAGTCCTGCGAGGAGGACGACAGCATCCTGCTGGCCGCACAAAAGATGCATGATTACAAGATACGCCGCCTCGTCGTCGTTGACGAAAAGAAGCACGCGGCCGGCATCGTTTCACTAGCCGACATCACGCGCGCGAGCCCGGAACTCGGGGGGCTCGTATTGGGGGGAATAAGCCGACAGGCGCCCCAATCCACTCCGCTTGAAGGAGCCTCGACATGCCAAGCCTGA
- a CDS encoding DUF982 domain-containing protein has product MPSLMQDRLWSEAVILEALRRVLRVQSTRDAFLCLKNHWPLADGTAKNEALAACDRVIEGNDEPDAARAAFIKAAEEAQFRVNSWTGA; this is encoded by the coding sequence ATGCCAAGCCTGATGCAGGATCGCCTTTGGAGCGAAGCAGTCATCCTCGAGGCGCTGAGGCGAGTGCTGCGGGTGCAGAGCACGCGCGACGCCTTCCTATGTCTCAAGAACCATTGGCCGCTCGCCGACGGAACGGCAAAAAACGAAGCATTGGCTGCATGCGACCGTGTGATCGAGGGAAACGACGAACCTGACGCCGCACGTGCCGCCTTCATCAAGGCGGCCGAGGAAGCGCAATTCCGCGTCAACAGCTGGACCGGTGCCTGA